The genomic stretch TAGGCCTCAGGAACTGAATAGATTCAGAGAAGCGTTTGGATAAATCCCTTGCTATCCAAACTTGCTAGTCAATATACCGGAGTCAGAAACCTCATATTCGCCAAGCTTGGGAGCTGAACAGATTTGGACATATTTTTAGATAATCCCCTTTTTGTTGAAACTAATTTTATCCAAATAGATTTGGATAGTATGGTATCACATACTATCTGAACTCAGGAACTGAATAAATATGGATACATGTTTTTTAATGAATCCCTGTCTAAAGTCTGAAACCAGATAAGTTCAGGTAACATTATGTCATATCTGAACCCAGAAACAGAACAGATTTGGGTAAATTTTTTGGTAAATCCTGATATTCAGATACTTGGATTTGGAATGTGAGCAATATTTTTTAGGGTACTTGAGACCTGGCACACACACGTGGTCCATGTGAATGTGAGTGTGTCTCCCCAGGCCCTGACTGCAGGATGGGGATCCCTCTGGTCCTTACTGctgtcctcctttcctccttgtcCTGCCAGAACCGGAGGAAGAGATCATTGCCGAGGACTATGATGATGATCCTGTGGACTATGAGGCTACCCGGTTGGAAGGCCTGCCACCAAGCTGGTACAAGGTGTTTGACCCTTCCTGGTGAGTCTGGGGATGcaggggggtgggctgggggcaaATGGGGGCCACAAGGGAAGAGATCTGGAGGTCCCTCCCTGTAGGGTCCTGGCATGGGGCAGGTACAGGCAGAGATTGGGGAGACAAGAGTTGAGGCTACAAGGAGAGGATATCCGTGCTGacattccttctctccctccctccctccctccactgcccTGCAGCGGGCTCCCTTACTACTGGAATGTGGACACAGACCTCGTGTCCTGGCTGTCCCCACATGATCCCAACTCCGTTGTTTCCAAATCTGCCAAGAAGCTCAGGAGCAGTAATGCAGGTGAGTTGGCAGATACAAGGGTGCCTCGAGTGTTCTTGCAGTTCTCCAAGAGGGGTCAGGTAAAAGACCAGGGCGGGTAAGACCAGGCAGACCCAGCCCCAGGCAAAGGAGGCTGCTGAAGGCAGAGGCTGCTGGGTcctgaggtgggaggaggaaagTCACAAGGCTTTCGTGTCCCCAGATGCTGAGGAGAAGTTGGATCGGAGCCATGAGAAATCGGACCGGGGCCACGAGAAATCGGACCGAGGTCACGAGAAGTCGGAACGCGGCCATGAGAAGTCAGAACGGAGCCATGAGAAGTCTGACAGAGACCGGGAGCGTGGTTATGACAAggtggacagagagagagagcgggACAGGGATCGGGACCGGGACCGCGGGTATGACAAGGTGGACCGGGAAGAGGGCAAAGAACGGCGCCACCATCGCCGGGAGGAGCTGGCTCCCTACCCCAAGAGcaagaagggtaagctggggtgagGCAACGGGGGCACCAGGGGGGCACAGTGTAAGGAAGCCCTCGCTTGGCTTCACACGAGTGCCTGAGCCTGGGGCCTGGCAGCCTCAGGCTCCATATTTTCCGGGGATGGGAGAGCTCGGTGATCGGGGACTCCTTGTGCCCCCGTCAAAGACCCCACTCTGCCACCTACTTCCGCAGTGGCAAGCCGGAAGGATGAAGAATTAGACCCCATGGACCCCAGTTCGTACTCAGATGCACCCCGGTAATTGACCACCCCTCAAgagccctttctttttcctcttgactCACTGCACCGCTGACTGGtcctttcttcctgtctcctttccccctttgtcagttgtgggtgggtgggaggtgccTGCCACAGTACACATATTATACattcccgcccccgccccctgtcACCCCCAGGGGCACGTGGTCAACAGGACTCCCCAAGCGGAATGAGGCCAAGACGGGTGCAGACACGACAGCAGCCGGGCCCCTCTTCCAGCAGCGCCCTTACCCATCCCCGGGGGCTGTGCTCCGGGCCAATGCCGAGGCCTCCCGAACCAAGCAGCAGGACTGAACCTTCCCCAGCCCGGCCCACCCTGGGGTTCTTAATAAAAGCTTTTTGGTGGATCATGCCCACGAGACCTGAGTGCTTCCTTCTCTCACACTTTTGAGACTTCCCAACCCAAGCCAGCAAGAtgcaaaacacattttatttacaaaaactcaCCTAAGAAATAGTGTAGGGGTAGCAGGGGCATGGGGGTGGTTGGGTCCTGTCTGGGCCAGAGTTTAGTCATGTCAGCCCTGCGTGGGAGAGGGGGTGTGGGGACAGGGGGTTCGGTgtctaccccccccccccccagtactGATCAGAGCATTTGGTCCTGGCTGGACCAGGGCAAGAAGGGAGAGTGAGGCCAGGCCAGCGTCTTCAATCCCAGCGGCTAGGAACCCTTCACCTTGGTGAGCAACCTGTGGTGGGAAcggggaggaaagaaaaacacagaaagctGGGGTGGGCTGGCAGGTGGACGTCCTGAGCAAGCAAGGATGACTAGGGAGGCTGGTAGTCCCCAGGGTTAGTAACAGAGCCCATGTGGAGAGAGCGGGTACCCTGGGTCAGAAAGCTACACGTGgactaaataaatacaatatctTTATTTGGCATTGGGTATCCTGACATTTGTTCAttacagttccttaaaaaaacaaaccaaaaaatcagAACAAATTAATCAAAAATAAAGATCCAACGGCCCTATGTACATATAGCAAAGATAGCCCAGGCATTGTGcgcgcacgcacacgcgcacacacgcgcacacacacacaccatatacacCCTGGGAGACAGTTAAGGGGTCAATAAGCTTTGGGGAGTGCAGGGGGCAGGTTCCACATTTCAGCAATTTAAAGACACCCCTCCCCATGAAGGGTGCCTCGTACAGCCAGTGGGGTATCATGAGTGTGGCTGGcagctttatttttcctctcaggGTATCTTAGAAAATAACCCTGCATCCAGCAACTGACAGTGTCTTAGATTCCATGAGATTAGGCCACTTCAAGGACCTACCTTCTCCATTTTTCCCACACCCTGGATCATTCATCTGATTACACCACAAACCCCCAAATCACAAACAAATGGCCCCTACTGCACCCTCCCCTTGAATGGGCTGATGCAAAAATCTCAGCTGTCGCCCCCCATTCCTCTCTCTCTGGGTGCTCACAAGAGGCCCATTTTCAAGTCCCTGTGTTAGGGAAGCTGCCCCAAGGCCACAAAAAGAGCTGCTAATACGATCCAGTGTGGTTGTCAGGGAGGAGAGAAGGCCTCAAGCTATCAGAATCGGAACCCCACACATAGGCATCAGTCATTACTAAGGAGTTGTAGGATTTTTGTCCAATTTGTCCCTACAAAGGTGGAGGGATTGCTGGGAGGGGCTCTCCCAGGCATGAGACACAGGATGCCTCTGGCTGAGGGGGGGCAGACAAAAAAAGCCTTGAATAACAACACCCCCAACCCGGTCCCCAAAGAGGTTAGACTGAGACAGAGGAGGCAGCTCTAAAAACCCCTGGCTACAAGGAAGGGTTCACGTGATGCCCTGCCCTAGTCCCACAAGCTTCCAGAATTCTcgagaacctggaagaaaagaCCCTTCCAACCCCATGAGAGCCAGGCCCCGGTGGCAACTTGGATCCTGCAGATGCCCAACACCCTCCACCCAGtgtccctccctgtctccccccccccgccactgcCAGCCCTCACTTCACCAGCACTGACTTTGGCAGAAGGGGCTCCGTGCTGACGTCTCCACGATGGGAAGACAGCTGCGGTGGCGGTGGCTGCCCCGGAGGCTGCTGGTGAGTGCAGGGCCCAGAGGTGGAGGCAGACGCGGAAGCTATGGCTTTGGCTGCACCTCGGGGCAGGCTGTAGAGGTAGACGGCACCGATGACCAGCCCTGCACCAAGGGCAAACAAAGGGTCCACGTGGAAGCCAAAGAGGCGGATGGAGGCAACAGTGGACAGCACAATGGACAAGGAGGTGGCAAAGCCCTTGAGGATATTGTCGGCATACTTGACGACAACAGCCACCAGTAGCCCGCCGAAGGCCTGGTTGAGCACCACGCCCCAGACAGCAGGCGTGTACCCAAAAAAGAAGCCGCGGTGGGCTACAGCGGTGCCCTCGGCCCACCAGAGCCCCACCAGGCCCAGGGCTGTGCCGAAGAGGCCCAGCTGCAGGTTGCGCAGCCACACGGAGCCTGAGCTGCCTTTGAGGATCTTCTCAAAGTAGACACCTGCAAATCCCGAGGACAGACAGGACGCCACGACAGCTGCTAGGCCCGCCCCAGGGTTCTGATCCAGAGGCCGCGGGCTCCCACCGCCGGCTTGCTGTGCCTGGACAATGGCGACTCCGGTGAAGAGGAGCAGCAGGGAGGCCCACTGCAGCCGGGAAAGGCTGCGGTTCAGCATAAGCACGGAGAACAGTGCCGTGGTCAGGATCTTCAGCTGGTACGTGACCTGCGAGTGGCATGTGGAAGACACTGAGGGCTGCTCCCGACCCCCAACATGTACATGTGGGGGACGGCACCCACTGTGGGCCCCCAGGCACAATGGAGGGACAGGGTGGGGTAGATAAccataaaaacagcaaaaatatccAGCCACTGGCCACTGACTGAGATGTGGCTAAATAGCTCTGAGGCGCCTCCCAGAAAGTACACAGGAGGATGGCTGTGCAAGGACGTCCTGGGCCACACCCAAGTCCACATCCCAACCCCATGTCCTAGCAGTGTGACGAGGGACAAAGCACTTGCCCTGTCTGAGCCCTGACATACCATCTGTAAATACAACTGATGTATGTGAAGCACCTCACACAGCAGGTAATGAATGAATGGTAAACATCCTGATGAGGGAGGTCTTGATAAGGATGTGTTGATACAAATGAATCAGCCATGAAATGACGTCAGTAAACATTTACAtagagcttactatgtgccaggtgtggGTCTAAGCACTTCACATGAATTCGTTTAATCCTCACATATGAAGTGTGTTATTGTAATGTCCAATTTAAAGATGAGATGGAGAGGTTACGTGACTTGCCCAAtatcacacagctggaaagtagcagagctgggatttgaacccaggcagcctggccccagAATCCAGGCTCTTTAACCATCTTAAAGGTTGCTTGTAAATAGCCTAAAGCTTATCCATCACCAACCAAGGGCTCTTCCCAGATATTACTTCTTTTAATCATCTCAGTGAGTAGCTACTATTACCATTTCTATTCCCAGttctcacagataaggaaaccgaggtTGAGGAAGATCCAAGGACATTCTGGAGGAAACacagcccccgctctctgcagccctccctccccaacaTCCTatatcccccaccccagccagttCCTGGGCTTGGGGCTCACCTGGAAAGTGGCAGCTGGCAGGTTGGAGATGGCAACATACTGGAGGTTATTCTGCAAGGTGTAGATGAGAGAGGGCACTGCGAGCTTGAGTGTGTCCACATACTGCACCAGGACAGCCTCATGGAGGAAAAGAACCAGGTGCTTCACGTTACCTaggtggagggaggagagccCTGTTTAGCGCTGACTTCCAAAGATGGGGATCCTCTAAAGGACAGGACTGGGCCTGGGCCTGTGTATCCCCACCACACTCCGACTCCCTGAGGGCTAGAATGAGGTCTGCACTCTCGGTTTCTCTACAGTACAAACATGTCTCCAGCAAGCCTTTCGGATACTCAGTCTGAGAATCACAGACCATATTTCACTCATCCTAGGGCCCACCTCCCTGGCACAAAGTCCCAGGGCAAGCACTCAGTACAGTTTGTGCAATGAAATAATCAGCACTAACTAGGAGCTTGTGAAGTAGAAGCTCTAGGAGTGTGGGTGGAAAGCTGTTTACCAAGCAGAGGGAAAGTTTTAgactcagcttttattttttttaaagattttttttgatgtggaccatttttaaagtcttcactgAATTtgtacaatattgcttctgttttacattttggttttttggccgcgagccATGTGtggtcttagctccctgaccagggatcgaacgaacccacaccccctgcattggaaggtgaagccttaactactggactgccagggaagtcccttagacTCAACTTTTAGACTTTTCCTAGTTCCTTCCTAGCCTGAGAGCtgcctgagggcaggggccatcTTCCACTTGGCCGCCTCCTTCTGTCAGCCCCACACACACCAAGCATTTGCCCCTGTCACATGGAAGAATGCAGGCTTGACTCTAAAGCAGAAAGTCTGGTTGGGACCTGCTCCAATCAATAAATGAGAATAGTTTCCTATATAATAAGACCTTTGCAAATCTCACCCCACTTATTTGCAGTTCATCTTTTAAGACTCATCTGAGTGTCCCTCCTCAGGGAAAACCCCACAACCACTGCACAAGGTTACTGCAGGAACTCCTGCTGATGCTCATTCACAAAACCCTGCCCTTTCCCTTCATGGCATTAATCCCAGGAGTAACTATCAACCTCTAACCCTTTACCCAAATTCCCTGGGCCCAGGGGTTTGGGTGTTCAAGAATGTCCAGGTGTTAGAAAGGTAACACGGCATATATGCTATATATTTCACATAACACACAACGTATATGGGGCTGCACACCGTAATCAAGCACATTCATATTTCTGCAGTGACCCGTGGACACATTCACaccaaatgagaaaactaaaaaaataaaacgggGGGGGGGTTGCTGAAATTGTAGATAAGAGATGAAAGCTGTGATTAACCTGTAGCTATTTGTTTCTCCCCATCTAAAATATCAGCCCCCTGAGGGCAAGATGCACGTCTGCATCGCTAACATGTCCACCTCCACGGCCAGAACATGGCCTGCCACACAGTGTTCACTCGAACCGTCTCAGAATCAATCTAGAACAGAGCAGATGAGTTCCTAAACTGCTGCCTCCCAGGGCCCTGGAGCTAATGAGTGGGTGAGAATGCTTTCTTCAGTGTAAATACCTAGGGCAGAGCCGCATGCGAGGCCTTTATAGAGAAATGACTGGGCAACATTTTAAAGAAGGCCTTTGGGGAGGTgtttaaattagtaaataaattcAACTAATAGGAAATATAGAGGACAGAAGAACATGTTAAATGAGACCAGTGGGAGACACTCAGCAAAATCCAGGCTACCCGAAGACTACAAGACAAACAACCTTATGTCTTCGAGAAATTaactgcagagagaaaaaaaaacagttggaGGGGAAACTAGAGGCTAGCAGACCTAGAAGACACCAACCAATTACAAAGCACTGACTTTATATAAACCTGattcaaacaaaatttttaaaacttttacgaCATTTGAGAAATCATTACGAATTTGAACACTGACTGGAtatttgattatttgattaacttaaaaaattattgttaattttttgatGTATGATTTCTAACAGTCATGACTGATTgaagtcattattttaaatgtaccgAAATATTTACTCAAGATAATAAGAGggaatttacttcaaaataatactTCATGTGGGACATACTTCAATATAACaaggtggggc from Phocoena phocoena chromosome X, mPhoPho1.1, whole genome shotgun sequence encodes the following:
- the PQBP1 gene encoding polyglutamine-binding protein 1 isoform X2, which encodes MPLPVALQTRLAKRGILKHLEPEPEEEIIAEDYDDDPVDYEATRLEGLPPSCGLPYYWNVDTDLVSWLSPHDPNSVVSKSAKKLRSSNADAEEKLDRSHEKSDRGHEKSDRGHEKSERGHEKSERSHEKSDRDRERGYDKVDRERERDRDRDRDRGYDKVDREEGKERRHHRREELAPYPKSKKVASRKDEELDPMDPSSYSDAPRGTWSTGLPKRNEAKTGADTTAAGPLFQQRPYPSPGAVLRANAEASRTKQQD
- the PQBP1 gene encoding polyglutamine-binding protein 1 isoform X1 is translated as MPLPVALQTRLAKRGILKHLEPEPEEEIIAEDYDDDPVDYEATRLEGLPPSWYKVFDPSCGLPYYWNVDTDLVSWLSPHDPNSVVSKSAKKLRSSNADAEEKLDRSHEKSDRGHEKSDRGHEKSERGHEKSERSHEKSDRDRERGYDKVDRERERDRDRDRDRGYDKVDREEGKERRHHRREELAPYPKSKKVASRKDEELDPMDPSSYSDAPRGTWSTGLPKRNEAKTGADTTAAGPLFQQRPYPSPGAVLRANAEASRTKQQD
- the PQBP1 gene encoding polyglutamine-binding protein 1 isoform X4, with product MPLPVALQTRLAKRGILKHLEPEPEEEIIAEDYDDDPVDYEATRLEGLPPSWYKVFDPSCGLPYYWNVDREEGKERRHHRREELAPYPKSKKVASRKDEELDPMDPSSYSDAPRGTWSTGLPKRNEAKTGADTTAAGPLFQQRPYPSPGAVLRANAEASRTKQQD
- the PQBP1 gene encoding polyglutamine-binding protein 1 isoform X3, which gives rise to MPLPVALQTRLAKRGILKHLEPEPEEEIIAEDYDDDPVDYEATRLEGLPPSWYKVFDPSCGLPYYWNVDTDLVSWLSPHDPNSVVSKSAKKLRSSNAVASRKDEELDPMDPSSYSDAPRGTWSTGLPKRNEAKTGADTTAAGPLFQQRPYPSPGAVLRANAEASRTKQQD
- the SLC35A2 gene encoding UDP-galactose translocator isoform X2 — its product is MAAVGSGGSPAAAGPGAVSAGTLEPGTTTAAHRRLKYISLAVLVVQNASLILSIRYARTLPGDRFFATTAVVMAEVLKGLTCLLLLFAQKRGNVKHLVLFLHEAVLVQYVDTLKLAVPSLIYTLQNNLQYVAISNLPAATFQVTYQLKILTTALFSVLMLNRSLSRLQWASLLLLFTGVAIVQAQQAGGGSPRPLDQNPGAGLAAVVASCLSSGFAGVYFEKILKGSSGSVWLRNLQLGLFGTALGLVGLWWAEGTAVAHRGFFFGYTPAVWGVVLNQAFGGLLVAVVVKYADNILKGFATSLSIVLSTVASIRLFGFHVDPLFALGAGLVIGAVYLYSLPRGAAKAIASASASTSGPCTHQQPPGQPPPPQLSSHRGDVSTEPLLPKLLTKVKGS
- the SLC35A2 gene encoding UDP-galactose translocator isoform X1, whose protein sequence is MAAVGSGGSPAAAGPGAVSAGTLEPGTTTAETILSWRRVERAEVGVQDLPHPFPDTSARIPAHRRLKYISLAVLVVQNASLILSIRYARTLPGDRFFATTAVVMAEVLKGLTCLLLLFAQKRGNVKHLVLFLHEAVLVQYVDTLKLAVPSLIYTLQNNLQYVAISNLPAATFQVTYQLKILTTALFSVLMLNRSLSRLQWASLLLLFTGVAIVQAQQAGGGSPRPLDQNPGAGLAAVVASCLSSGFAGVYFEKILKGSSGSVWLRNLQLGLFGTALGLVGLWWAEGTAVAHRGFFFGYTPAVWGVVLNQAFGGLLVAVVVKYADNILKGFATSLSIVLSTVASIRLFGFHVDPLFALGAGLVIGAVYLYSLPRGAAKAIASASASTSGPCTHQQPPGQPPPPQLSSHRGDVSTEPLLPKSVLVK
- the SLC35A2 gene encoding UDP-galactose translocator isoform X3: MAAVGSGGSPAAAGPGAVSAGTLEPGTTTAGNVKHLVLFLHEAVLVQYVDTLKLAVPSLIYTLQNNLQYVAISNLPAATFQVTYQLKILTTALFSVLMLNRSLSRLQWASLLLLFTGVAIVQAQQAGGGSPRPLDQNPGAGLAAVVASCLSSGFAGVYFEKILKGSSGSVWLRNLQLGLFGTALGLVGLWWAEGTAVAHRGFFFGYTPAVWGVVLNQAFGGLLVAVVVKYADNILKGFATSLSIVLSTVASIRLFGFHVDPLFALGAGLVIGAVYLYSLPRGAAKAIASASASTSGPCTHQQPPGQPPPPQLSSHRGDVSTEPLLPKSVLVK